One part of the Actinomyces howellii genome encodes these proteins:
- a CDS encoding quinone-dependent dihydroorotate dehydrogenase, with protein sequence MLYDLLYKTVLTRIDPEVIHDVCLDAIAVTSRVPLLRDVVRQAWGRRPLFPVPSANQGGPLARPVPGVLGLAAGMDKEGQAVEGLDMLGFGFIEVGTFTARPQPGNDRPRMWRYPQMRAVRNRMGFNNSGADEAARRLRELRSTPRGRSIVVGANIGKTKTTPLSEAVEDYRYSAAAVARWADYLVVNVSSPNTPGLRELQGVESLRPILQAVRQAADSAAGRHVPLMVKIAPDLADEDIDAVADLVTDMGLDGVVATNTTIDHDLGEGGLSGSPLLPRSLEVVRRLRSRLGEGPTIIGVGGISSIMDAELMLDAGADLLQAYTAFIYNGPAWPGRINRALATARRPRA encoded by the coding sequence GTGCTCTACGACCTGCTGTACAAGACCGTCCTGACCCGCATCGACCCCGAGGTCATCCACGACGTGTGCCTGGACGCGATCGCGGTCACGAGCAGGGTGCCGCTCCTGCGCGACGTCGTGCGCCAGGCATGGGGCCGGCGCCCGCTGTTCCCGGTGCCCAGCGCCAACCAGGGAGGTCCCCTGGCCCGGCCGGTGCCCGGAGTGCTGGGCCTGGCGGCCGGCATGGACAAGGAGGGCCAGGCGGTCGAGGGCCTCGACATGCTCGGTTTCGGCTTCATCGAGGTGGGCACCTTCACGGCCCGGCCCCAGCCGGGCAACGACAGGCCCCGCATGTGGCGCTACCCGCAGATGCGTGCCGTGCGCAACCGGATGGGCTTCAACAACTCCGGTGCCGACGAGGCCGCCCGGCGGCTGCGCGAGCTGCGCTCGACGCCCCGGGGGCGCTCCATCGTCGTGGGGGCCAACATCGGCAAGACGAAGACGACGCCGTTGTCCGAGGCTGTCGAGGACTACCGCTACTCCGCCGCGGCGGTGGCGCGCTGGGCCGACTACCTCGTGGTCAACGTCTCGAGCCCCAACACCCCGGGGCTGCGTGAGCTCCAGGGCGTGGAGTCGCTGCGCCCCATCCTCCAGGCCGTCCGCCAGGCGGCCGACTCGGCCGCGGGACGCCACGTGCCCCTCATGGTCAAGATCGCCCCGGACCTGGCGGACGAGGACATCGACGCGGTCGCCGACCTCGTCACCGACATGGGCCTGGACGGCGTCGTGGCCACGAACACGACCATCGACCACGACCTGGGCGAGGGAGGCCTGTCCGGCTCGCCGCTGCTTCCTCGCTCCCTGGAGGTCGTGCGGCGTCTGCGCTCCCGGCTGGGGGAGGGGCCGACGATCATCGGGGTGGGGGGAATCTCCTCGATCATGGACGCCGAGCTCATGCTCGACGCCGGGGCGGACCTCCTCCAGGCCTACACCGCCTTCATCTACAACGGTCCGGCCTGGCCGGGCCGCATCAACAGGGCGCTGGCCACCGCCCGGCGCCCCCGCGCCTGA
- a CDS encoding DUF3043 domain-containing protein, with product MKLFNKRDAAQDTPEPAPPAKVGGKGRATPKRKEAEARRLHPVVPTDRKAAKAEARARRDEAWRLQDEAMRTGNERYLPPRDKGPVRRYVRDYVDARYSVGELFLPLSIALMIIVFGFSSTGSSGLSLMLLLGLYAVFFLAILDAIVCWWLVRRRLYAKFGVEEVKAQGVLFWYVFSRCFNLRRLRRPSPQVRRRQYPS from the coding sequence GTGAAGCTGTTCAACAAGCGCGACGCCGCCCAGGACACGCCGGAGCCCGCGCCCCCGGCCAAGGTCGGCGGCAAGGGCCGTGCCACCCCCAAGCGCAAGGAGGCCGAGGCGCGGCGCCTGCACCCGGTGGTGCCCACGGACCGCAAGGCGGCCAAGGCCGAGGCGCGCGCCCGCCGTGACGAGGCGTGGCGCCTCCAGGACGAGGCGATGCGCACCGGCAACGAGCGCTACCTGCCCCCCAGGGACAAGGGGCCGGTCAGGCGCTACGTCCGCGACTACGTCGACGCCCGCTACAGCGTGGGCGAGCTGTTCCTGCCGCTGAGCATCGCGCTCATGATCATCGTCTTCGGCTTCTCCTCCACCGGCTCCTCCGGGCTCAGCCTCATGCTCCTCCTGGGGCTCTACGCCGTCTTCTTCCTGGCCATCCTCGACGCGATCGTGTGCTGGTGGCTCGTACGCCGCAGGCTCTACGCGAAGTTCGGGGTCGAGGAGGTCAAGGCCCAGGGCGTGCTGTTCTGGTACGTCTTCAGCCGCTGCTTCAACCTGCGCCGCCTGCGTCGTCCCAGCCCGCAGGTCCGCCGTCGGCAGTACCCCTCCTGA
- a CDS encoding aldo/keto reductase family protein yields MVAYRHLGSSGLKVTEITYGNWLTHGSQIEADAATACVRTALDLGITSFDTADVYANTAAEEVLGAALKGERRESLEIFTKVYWPVGPKGPNDVGLSRKHVMEGINGSLRRLGTDYVDLYQAHRYDYATPLEETMQAFADVVRAGKALYIGVSEWTAEQIDAGQQLASQMGFRLVSNQPQYSALYRVIEERVVPTSTALGLGQIVWSPMAEGVLTGKYLPGQAPPPGSRATDDKGGKQMIEAWMRQEVLTAVQRLRPVAEQAGLTMAQLALAWVLQHDFVSAAIVGASRPEQLVENVKASGVVLDEDVMAAVDAALGDVVERDPARTRSPEQRPA; encoded by the coding sequence ATGGTCGCATACCGTCATCTGGGCAGCTCGGGCCTCAAGGTCACCGAGATCACCTACGGCAACTGGCTCACCCACGGCTCGCAGATCGAGGCCGATGCCGCCACCGCCTGCGTGCGCACCGCCCTCGACCTGGGCATCACGAGCTTCGACACCGCCGACGTCTACGCCAACACGGCGGCCGAGGAGGTGCTCGGGGCCGCGCTCAAGGGCGAGCGCCGCGAGTCCCTCGAGATCTTCACGAAGGTCTACTGGCCCGTCGGCCCGAAGGGCCCCAACGACGTCGGGCTGTCGCGCAAGCACGTCATGGAGGGCATCAACGGCTCCCTGCGGCGCCTGGGTACCGACTACGTCGACCTCTACCAGGCCCACCGCTACGACTACGCCACCCCGCTGGAGGAGACGATGCAGGCCTTCGCCGACGTCGTGCGCGCGGGCAAGGCGCTGTACATCGGCGTCTCGGAGTGGACCGCCGAGCAGATCGACGCCGGCCAGCAGCTGGCCTCCCAGATGGGATTCCGCCTCGTGTCCAACCAGCCGCAGTACTCGGCGCTCTACCGGGTCATCGAGGAGCGGGTCGTACCGACCTCCACCGCGCTGGGACTGGGTCAGATCGTGTGGTCGCCGATGGCCGAGGGGGTGCTCACCGGCAAGTACCTGCCCGGCCAGGCACCGCCTCCAGGCTCACGGGCCACCGACGACAAGGGCGGCAAGCAGATGATCGAGGCCTGGATGCGCCAGGAGGTGCTCACCGCGGTCCAGCGCCTCCGGCCGGTGGCCGAGCAGGCGGGCCTGACGATGGCGCAGCTCGCCCTGGCCTGGGTCCTCCAGCACGACTTCGTCTCGGCGGCGATCGTGGGAGCCTCCCGTCCTGAGCAGCTGGTCGAGAACGTCAAGGCCTCGGGGGTCGTCCTCGACGAGGACGTCATGGCGGCCGTCGACGCAGCCCTGGGCGACGTCGTCGAGCGCGACCCCGCCCGGACCCGCTCCCCCGAGCAGCGCCCCGCCTGA
- a CDS encoding M20/M25/M40 family metallo-hydrolase, with amino-acid sequence MITVDAVRSAVQDSVEDIVSDLVELVALPSVSAASHDQAHVRASAEHVAGLLRAQGLRSQVLSVEGADGVQGRPAVLAHVEGPEGSPRVLLYAHHDVQPVGNPAAWHQEDPFVAERRGERLFGRGTADDGAGIVAHVHALRLLRELDGALPCSVTVFVEGEEEVGSPTFREFLDAHRELLASDVIVVADSLNWKVGVPALTTSLRGLVQVDVRLDVLDHALHSGGYGGPVLDAVTSMCRLVATLHDEQGDVAVPGLVARPEAAPGFPEYPDSQFRADAGVLDGVDLIGTGDLTARLWTKPALTVIGMDVTPLELAGNVLAPSCTARLSMRVAPGQDPDEALEALTAHLESRAPFGARLSVGATETGPAFDGSASTPAARAAAWALATAFGTEPVEIGQGGSIPFIATLQEAFPEAQVLVTGVEDPDSRAHGEDESMHLGDLEKVVLAEALLLARLGGAVEAS; translated from the coding sequence ATGATCACCGTCGACGCCGTGCGCAGCGCCGTCCAGGACTCCGTCGAGGACATCGTCTCGGACCTGGTGGAGCTGGTCGCCCTTCCCTCCGTGTCCGCCGCCAGCCACGACCAGGCGCATGTGCGCGCCAGCGCCGAGCACGTCGCCGGCCTCCTGCGCGCCCAGGGCCTGAGGTCCCAGGTCCTCAGCGTCGAGGGGGCCGACGGCGTCCAGGGCCGTCCCGCGGTCCTCGCGCACGTCGAGGGGCCCGAGGGGTCCCCGCGCGTCCTGCTCTACGCCCACCACGACGTCCAGCCGGTGGGCAACCCGGCCGCCTGGCACCAGGAGGACCCCTTCGTCGCCGAGCGCCGCGGTGAGCGGCTCTTCGGCCGGGGCACGGCCGACGACGGCGCAGGGATCGTCGCCCACGTCCACGCCCTGCGGCTCCTGCGGGAGCTCGACGGCGCCCTGCCCTGCTCGGTGACGGTCTTCGTCGAGGGGGAGGAGGAGGTCGGCTCGCCGACCTTCCGCGAGTTCCTCGACGCCCACCGTGAGCTCCTGGCCTCTGACGTCATCGTCGTGGCCGACTCCTTGAACTGGAAGGTCGGGGTGCCCGCGCTGACGACCTCGCTGCGGGGCCTGGTCCAGGTCGACGTGCGTCTGGACGTGCTCGACCACGCCCTGCACTCGGGCGGGTACGGCGGACCGGTCCTCGACGCCGTGACCTCGATGTGCCGCCTCGTGGCCACCCTCCACGACGAGCAGGGGGACGTGGCCGTCCCAGGCCTGGTCGCCCGGCCCGAGGCGGCACCCGGCTTCCCGGAGTACCCCGACTCACAGTTCCGGGCCGACGCCGGCGTGCTCGACGGTGTCGACCTCATCGGAACCGGGGACCTCACCGCACGGCTGTGGACGAAGCCGGCCCTCACCGTCATCGGCATGGACGTCACGCCCCTGGAGCTGGCCGGCAACGTGCTCGCCCCGAGCTGCACCGCCAGGCTCTCGATGCGCGTGGCCCCCGGGCAGGACCCGGACGAGGCGCTCGAGGCGCTCACGGCCCACCTGGAGTCCCGCGCCCCCTTCGGAGCGCGCCTGAGCGTGGGCGCCACCGAGACGGGCCCCGCCTTCGACGGCTCGGCGAGCACCCCGGCCGCTCGCGCGGCCGCCTGGGCGCTGGCCACCGCCTTCGGCACCGAGCCGGTCGAGATCGGCCAGGGCGGCTCGATCCCGTTCATCGCGACCCTCCAGGAGGCCTTCCCCGAGGCGCAGGTCCTCGTCACCGGGGTCGAGGACCCTGACTCCCGCGCCCACGGCGAGGACGAGTCGATGCACCTGGGCGACCTCGAGAAGGTCGTGCTCGCCGAGGCCCTCCTCCTGGCTCGCCTGGGTGGCGCGGTCGAGGCCTCCTGA
- the ypfJ gene encoding KPN_02809 family neutral zinc metallopeptidase: MSFNRDIKVNPNRVSTGGGRRGAALGGGSVLMVLALVVLSQVTGIDLTALAPGQDAGTSTQASSIDMSVCGSGETANGEAANTYTQCRMAATAESLDAVWGAQLPAQAGTAYVAPEFHLWDGTSVSTACGTASSSVGPFYCPGDSTVYLDMRFFSDMESTLGAADTPLAEEYIVAHEFGHHIQNQLGTMASADRSGAGATSDSVRLELQADCYAGLWVHYASTTVDPDTGTPFLVTPTQEEISSAVLAAESVGDDHIQERSGSSVDSDTWTHGSSEQRVRWFTTGMNTGSVQACDTFAVADTEL; encoded by the coding sequence ATGAGCTTCAACCGCGACATCAAGGTCAACCCCAACCGCGTCTCGACCGGGGGCGGGCGCCGTGGGGCCGCCCTGGGGGGAGGATCGGTGCTCATGGTCCTGGCCCTGGTCGTCCTCAGCCAGGTCACGGGCATCGACCTCACCGCCCTGGCCCCCGGCCAGGACGCGGGCACCTCCACCCAGGCGTCCAGCATCGACATGTCGGTGTGCGGCAGCGGGGAGACGGCCAACGGCGAGGCGGCCAACACGTACACGCAGTGCCGGATGGCGGCAACCGCGGAGTCGCTCGACGCCGTGTGGGGCGCACAGCTCCCCGCCCAGGCGGGCACCGCCTACGTCGCCCCGGAGTTCCACCTGTGGGACGGCACGTCGGTTTCGACCGCCTGCGGCACCGCCTCGTCCTCCGTCGGCCCCTTCTACTGCCCGGGGGACTCGACCGTGTACCTCGACATGCGCTTCTTCTCCGACATGGAGTCGACCCTCGGCGCCGCCGACACGCCCCTGGCTGAGGAGTACATCGTCGCCCACGAGTTCGGCCACCACATCCAGAACCAGCTGGGCACGATGGCCTCCGCCGACCGCTCGGGGGCGGGCGCCACCTCGGACTCGGTGCGCCTGGAGCTCCAGGCCGACTGCTACGCGGGGCTGTGGGTGCACTACGCCTCGACGACGGTCGACCCGGACACCGGGACCCCCTTCCTCGTCACCCCGACGCAGGAGGAGATCTCCTCGGCCGTCCTGGCCGCCGAGTCCGTGGGCGACGACCACATCCAGGAGCGCTCGGGCTCCTCGGTGGACTCCGACACCTGGACCCACGGGTCCTCCGAGCAGCGTGTGCGCTGGTTCACCACGGGGATGAACACCGGTTCGGTCCAGGCCTGCGACACCTTCGCGGTGGCCGACACCGAGCTGTGA